The following coding sequences lie in one Nitratireductor mangrovi genomic window:
- a CDS encoding ABC transporter permease — MAQIEMAPAVDRRWTNWAWHAENIASPVLFTVGLFLIWEVACRLFDIPETILPKASSTLYALWEFRAVILDNTIVTLWTTLVGFALAIIIGLLLGVAVGWHRAVYSAVYPALIAFNSIPKVAVVPILILWFGLGTVPAILTAFLISFFPIVVNVATGLATVEPELEDVLRALGAKKLVVMTKVGIPRSLPHFFGSLKVAITLAFIGAVVAETAGASRGLGKLMLDAQAAFQVPIVFAALLVLSVLGILLYAVTAMIEQRFTGWAHRSQNH, encoded by the coding sequence ATGGCACAAATCGAAATGGCGCCGGCCGTTGACCGGAGATGGACCAACTGGGCATGGCATGCCGAAAACATCGCCTCGCCCGTACTTTTCACCGTCGGCCTGTTCCTGATCTGGGAAGTGGCGTGCCGGTTGTTCGACATTCCCGAGACGATCCTGCCGAAGGCATCCTCGACGCTCTACGCGCTGTGGGAATTCCGCGCGGTGATCCTCGACAACACCATCGTGACGCTGTGGACGACGCTGGTCGGCTTCGCGCTCGCCATCATCATCGGCCTGCTGCTCGGCGTTGCCGTCGGCTGGCACCGCGCGGTCTATTCCGCGGTCTATCCGGCGCTGATCGCGTTCAACTCGATACCCAAGGTCGCCGTCGTTCCGATCCTGATCCTGTGGTTCGGCCTGGGCACGGTTCCGGCGATCCTCACCGCCTTCCTGATCTCGTTCTTCCCGATCGTGGTGAACGTGGCGACAGGACTGGCAACCGTCGAGCCGGAGCTGGAGGATGTGCTGCGCGCGCTCGGCGCCAAGAAGCTGGTCGTCATGACCAAGGTCGGTATCCCGCGCTCGCTGCCGCATTTCTTCGGCTCGCTCAAGGTCGCCATCACCCTTGCCTTCATCGGCGCGGTCGTCGCGGAGACGGCCGGTGCCAGCCGCGGGCTCGGAAAGCTGATGCTCGACGCGCAGGCCGCCTTCCAGGTGCCGATCGTGTTTGCCGCGCTGCTGGTGCTCTCGGTGCTCGGCATTCTGCTTTACGCGGTCACGGCGATGATCGAACAGCGGTTTACCGGCTGGGCGCACCGCTCGCAGAACCATTGA